From Paenibacillus graminis, a single genomic window includes:
- a CDS encoding nucleobase:cation symporter-2 family protein encodes MLSKQKIFALGLQHVLAMYAGAVIVPLVVGGALNLSGTQMAYLIAADLFTCGLATLLQIISSKHFGSGLPVVLGCTFTAVSPIIAIASGSNLATAYGAIIISGLFVVLAAPVYGKLLKFFPTIVTGSVVTIIGLSLIPVAMNNVAGGQGSADFGAPRNLLLGLITLLVILAVNRFTTGFLRSVSVLVGLVAGTVIGYAMGIVHFSTVGSASWVSIARPFYFGWPEFSITAIFTMIIVNIVSMVESTGVYFAVGKATDQQVEQKQVVNGLRSEGLAIMLGGLFNAFPYTAFSQNVGLLSLTRVKTRNVIFAAGGIMVVLGLLPKLAALTTVVPNAVLGGAMIVMFGSVAASGMSILSEVDLRKDGNLLIAACSIAVGLGSAVLPSMFDQLPEFARMLLQNGIVSGSLTAIILNIFLSRTQENAAPAAAVPEVQAK; translated from the coding sequence ATGTTAAGCAAACAGAAAATATTTGCTCTCGGGCTGCAGCATGTGCTGGCGATGTATGCCGGAGCGGTCATTGTGCCGCTTGTTGTCGGAGGGGCGCTGAATCTAAGCGGAACGCAAATGGCTTACCTGATCGCGGCGGATCTGTTCACCTGCGGCCTTGCTACCCTGCTGCAGATTATCAGCAGCAAGCATTTCGGCAGCGGGCTGCCGGTTGTGCTGGGCTGTACGTTTACTGCAGTCAGCCCGATCATCGCCATCGCTTCGGGCTCTAATCTGGCCACAGCCTACGGCGCGATCATTATCTCCGGCCTGTTCGTCGTTCTGGCAGCCCCGGTTTACGGGAAGCTGCTGAAGTTCTTCCCTACAATCGTTACCGGCTCTGTTGTTACGATCATCGGCTTGTCATTGATTCCGGTAGCCATGAACAATGTGGCCGGAGGCCAGGGCAGCGCCGATTTCGGAGCACCGCGCAATCTGCTGCTGGGCCTCATCACGCTGCTTGTGATTCTGGCCGTGAACCGGTTCACAACCGGCTTCCTGCGCTCGGTATCGGTCCTGGTCGGACTTGTGGCCGGAACTGTGATCGGTTATGCAATGGGTATCGTCCATTTCTCTACCGTGGGCAGCGCCTCATGGGTCAGCATTGCCCGGCCGTTCTATTTCGGGTGGCCTGAATTCAGCATTACCGCCATCTTCACCATGATTATCGTCAACATCGTCTCTATGGTGGAATCAACGGGTGTGTATTTTGCTGTAGGCAAGGCTACGGACCAGCAGGTGGAGCAGAAACAAGTCGTGAACGGCCTGCGCTCTGAAGGGCTTGCGATCATGCTGGGCGGTCTGTTCAACGCTTTCCCGTATACGGCGTTCTCCCAGAATGTCGGCCTGCTGTCGCTGACCCGCGTCAAGACACGTAATGTTATTTTTGCGGCAGGCGGAATTATGGTCGTGCTTGGGCTGCTGCCCAAGCTGGCGGCGCTGACGACCGTAGTGCCAAATGCCGTACTTGGCGGCGCGATGATTGTTATGTTCGGTTCGGTGGCTGCGTCCGGGATGTCGATTCTCTCTGAGGTCGACCTGCGCAAGGACGGCAACCTGCTGATTGCGGCTTGCAGTATCGCTGTGGGGCTGGGGTCGGCAGTGCTGCCCTCCATGTTCGACCAGCTGCCTGAATTCGCCAGAATGCTGCTCCAGAATGGAATCGTCTCCGGCTCGCTGACTGCCATTATCCTGAATATCTTCCTCTCCAGAACACAGGAGAATGCAGCCCCGGCTGCCGCAGTACCCGAAGTCCAAGCGAAGTAA
- a CDS encoding xanthine phosphoribosyltransferase, which yields MKVLEERIREEGLILSDTVLKVDSFLNHQVDTQLVLKIGEEFGRIFGHLPVTKVLTVEASGIQFAMAAGIALGVPFIYAKKKKAVTQAEDVYSAPVHSFTRQEDYRISISQKYLGPGDKVLIVDDFLATGAALVGLADIVNESGAELLGVGCVIEKSFQEGRSLLEARGIAVHALARIASMSPGEVHFIGNPDTAEIIKESVEC from the coding sequence ATGAAAGTTCTAGAGGAACGCATAAGGGAAGAGGGTCTCATTCTGTCGGATACGGTGCTTAAGGTAGACTCTTTTTTGAATCATCAGGTGGATACGCAGCTTGTGCTGAAAATTGGGGAGGAGTTCGGGCGCATCTTCGGTCATCTGCCAGTTACCAAGGTACTGACCGTTGAAGCCAGCGGCATCCAGTTCGCGATGGCAGCCGGAATTGCGCTGGGAGTCCCGTTCATTTATGCCAAGAAAAAGAAAGCCGTTACCCAGGCCGAAGACGTCTATTCGGCACCGGTTCATTCCTTCACCCGTCAGGAGGATTACCGGATCAGCATCTCGCAGAAGTACCTGGGTCCGGGGGATAAAGTGCTGATTGTCGATGACTTTCTGGCTACGGGGGCAGCGCTGGTAGGACTGGCGGATATTGTGAACGAATCGGGAGCGGAGCTGCTGGGCGTGGGCTGTGTGATCGAGAAAAGCTTTCAGGAAGGCCGGAGCCTGCTTGAAGCCAGAGGCATTGCTGTCCATGCGCTGGCCAGAATTGCGTCGATGTCGCCGGGAGAAGTCCATTTCATCGGAAATCCAGATACAGCAGAAATAATTAAGGAGAGTGTGGAATGTTAA
- a CDS encoding response regulator, producing the protein MKIKHQVWLAALLSILLFGCMTTISIMYLEGIPQVVALGLGLAGIGLSIVLIISVLRNITRGMGRILQISSNISQGTVDTSVQTHVAQDEFGQLAASFHAVAVDLHDKTAEERRLRLMAEEQAWINDQVSAMTLLLQGSLQMQTAARIFISRLAEAVRGSYGAFYLRRQDKLVFTAGYAFDEAASQREPLILGSGLVGQCALDQKVILLQDLPQNYIKVHSGLGDSPPSMLILVPILYENDVVAVVELATMNEFSAKERQLIERTGQNMGILINTLANVARIEELLGETQLQKEELEAQTEELLAQTQELEAQTEELRSHTEQLQEQREELHMQADNLLSSNAQLQQQMDLTEQQKAEIEAQADELKLQADELLAQTNELQQQKEELLAQTEELEVQTEELSTSNEQLQLQIELTEQQKIEIKAQAEEIFRAAQYKSEFLANVSHELRTPLNSLLILSQILAENKEGNLGTKQLEYVHTIFSAGKDLLQLIDEILDLAKLEVGKMTPVLELVSLTDLSSHLYRHFEQQAKKKEIRFEVHCDSRLPEQLLTDGHRLQQIMNNLLSNAVKFTAEHGSVSLSIRTKGEDVILAVSDTGIGIPAAKLESIFEAFQQADGTTSRKYGGTGLGLTICRELASLLKGRIEVDSAEGKGSTFSLILPVVEPGEDAPALPSASFEAAAGEETAASSNAGAAVVPGPAFRESFVPDISISNPKLLQYAEMEDDRDNLQNGDTLLLIIEEDAEFAGILLRLARSRGFKAIVAFKGDQGLALAHAYKPDAILLDLHLPVLDGWAIISRLKSRPELRHIPVHVISATDQNQQSLAIGALAFWKKPGDQAELEAAFLQIESYIRRPVKSLLIVEDDQTLRSSLVEFIAHPDVHIVAVETGREALEQLSSHYFDCMVLDLGLSDISGFGLLEQIKTNRKLQTLPVIIYTGKDLSKNDEQRLQHYAQSIVIKNVRSMERLYDETALYLHRKHADLPPDKQRLIEKLHNPEAAFAGKSILLVDDDMRNIFALSSVLEGYNMDISFAQNGREALEHLESHPGVELVFMDIMMPEMDGYETMERIRAMPQYDQVVIIALTARALEEDRIKCLQAGASDYISKPINTTQLVTVLKIWLIK; encoded by the coding sequence ATGAAAATAAAACATCAGGTTTGGTTAGCGGCATTGCTTTCGATACTGCTGTTTGGCTGCATGACTACTATATCCATCATGTATTTAGAAGGAATCCCGCAGGTTGTTGCGTTAGGGCTCGGCTTGGCTGGAATTGGATTATCTATTGTTCTGATCATCAGCGTACTCCGGAATATTACCCGCGGCATGGGCCGGATCCTGCAGATTTCCAGTAACATCTCTCAAGGCACCGTGGATACTTCTGTACAGACCCATGTAGCGCAGGATGAATTCGGACAGCTGGCCGCTTCCTTTCACGCTGTAGCGGTGGATCTGCACGACAAAACTGCAGAAGAGCGCCGCCTGAGACTGATGGCTGAAGAGCAGGCCTGGATCAATGACCAGGTTTCCGCAATGACCCTGCTGCTTCAAGGCTCTTTGCAGATGCAGACTGCAGCACGCATCTTCATCAGCAGACTGGCGGAAGCGGTACGCGGCAGCTATGGCGCCTTTTATTTGAGACGCCAAGACAAGCTGGTCTTTACTGCCGGTTACGCCTTCGATGAGGCAGCAAGCCAGCGTGAACCTTTGATCCTCGGCAGCGGACTCGTTGGTCAATGCGCGCTCGATCAGAAAGTCATCCTGCTGCAGGATCTGCCTCAGAATTATATTAAAGTGCACTCCGGGTTAGGTGATTCCCCGCCCTCCATGCTGATTTTGGTGCCTATCCTCTATGAGAATGACGTTGTCGCGGTAGTGGAGCTGGCGACGATGAATGAATTTTCGGCCAAAGAGCGCCAGCTGATTGAACGTACCGGCCAGAACATGGGCATCTTGATTAATACCCTGGCCAATGTGGCCAGGATCGAAGAGCTGCTGGGTGAAACCCAGCTGCAGAAGGAAGAGTTGGAGGCTCAGACCGAGGAACTCCTTGCACAGACTCAAGAGCTCGAAGCACAAACCGAAGAGCTGCGTTCGCATACCGAGCAACTGCAGGAACAGCGTGAAGAGCTGCATATGCAGGCGGATAACCTGCTGAGCTCCAACGCACAGCTCCAGCAGCAAATGGATCTCACCGAACAGCAGAAAGCAGAGATTGAGGCTCAGGCGGATGAACTGAAATTGCAGGCTGACGAACTGCTCGCCCAGACGAATGAGCTTCAGCAGCAGAAGGAGGAGCTTCTGGCACAGACTGAAGAGCTGGAAGTTCAAACCGAAGAGCTGTCCACCTCCAATGAGCAGCTCCAGCTGCAGATCGAGCTGACCGAGCAACAGAAGATAGAGATCAAGGCCCAGGCCGAAGAGATCTTTAGGGCTGCCCAGTACAAATCCGAATTTCTCGCCAATGTGTCCCATGAGCTGCGCACACCGCTGAACAGCCTGCTGATTCTGTCACAGATTCTCGCGGAGAACAAGGAAGGCAATCTGGGCACGAAGCAGCTCGAATATGTGCATACCATCTTCTCGGCAGGCAAGGACCTGCTGCAGCTGATCGATGAGATTCTGGATTTGGCCAAGCTTGAAGTCGGTAAAATGACACCGGTGCTCGAATTGGTGTCATTGACTGACCTCAGCAGCCATCTGTACCGCCATTTCGAGCAGCAGGCCAAAAAGAAAGAGATCCGCTTCGAGGTCCACTGCGACAGCCGACTGCCGGAGCAGCTCCTGACCGATGGCCACAGGCTTCAGCAGATTATGAATAATCTGTTGTCCAATGCGGTCAAATTCACAGCGGAGCACGGCTCTGTCTCCCTCTCGATCCGCACCAAGGGAGAAGACGTTATCCTGGCTGTCAGCGATACCGGAATCGGCATTCCCGCCGCCAAGCTGGAGAGCATATTCGAAGCTTTCCAGCAGGCCGACGGCACAACCAGCCGCAAATATGGGGGAACCGGCCTCGGCCTGACCATCTGCCGCGAGCTGGCGTCCTTGCTGAAAGGCCGGATCGAGGTGGATTCCGCGGAAGGCAAAGGCAGCACCTTCTCCCTGATTCTGCCGGTGGTGGAGCCGGGAGAAGATGCCCCCGCCCTGCCAAGCGCATCCTTTGAGGCAGCGGCAGGCGAAGAAACTGCCGCATCCAGCAATGCGGGAGCCGCTGTGGTCCCGGGTCCGGCCTTCCGTGAATCCTTCGTACCCGATATTTCCATCTCGAATCCCAAGCTGCTGCAATACGCGGAAATGGAGGATGACCGCGATAATCTGCAGAATGGAGATACCCTGCTCCTCATTATTGAAGAGGATGCCGAGTTCGCAGGAATACTGCTGCGGCTGGCCCGAAGCAGAGGCTTCAAAGCCATTGTCGCCTTCAAAGGTGACCAGGGTCTGGCCTTGGCTCATGCTTACAAGCCGGATGCCATCCTGCTGGATCTGCATTTGCCTGTGCTCGACGGCTGGGCGATCATCAGCCGCTTGAAAAGCCGCCCGGAGCTGCGGCATATTCCGGTGCATGTCATCTCTGCTACCGACCAGAACCAGCAGAGCCTTGCTATAGGAGCGCTCGCATTCTGGAAGAAACCAGGCGACCAGGCTGAACTGGAGGCCGCATTTCTGCAGATCGAGAGCTATATCCGGCGTCCGGTAAAAAGTCTGCTGATCGTCGAGGACGACCAGACCCTGCGAAGCAGCCTCGTAGAGTTCATTGCGCATCCGGATGTACACATTGTGGCCGTAGAGACTGGCAGGGAGGCCTTGGAACAGCTGTCCAGCCATTATTTTGACTGCATGGTGCTGGATCTGGGCTTGTCGGATATCTCTGGCTTCGGCTTGCTGGAGCAGATCAAAACCAACCGCAAGCTGCAGACTCTGCCGGTCATCATCTACACGGGCAAGGATCTCAGTAAAAATGACGAGCAGCGGTTGCAGCATTACGCGCAAAGCATTGTAATCAAGAATGTGCGCTCAATGGAACGTCTGTACGACGAGACTGCGCTGTACCTGCACCGCAAGCATGCTGATCTGCCGCCGGACAAGCAGCGGCTGATTGAGAAACTGCATAATCCGGAGGCAGCCTTTGCCGGGAAAAGCATTCTTCTTGTAGATGATGATATGCGTAATATTTTTGCATTATCCAGTGTTTTGGAAGGCTATAATATGGATATCAGCTTTGCCCAGAACGGCCGGGAAGCCTTGGAGCATTTAGAAAGTCACCCCGGGGTAGAGCTTGTCTTTATGGATATTATGATGCCGGAAATGGACGGATACGAGACGATGGAACGGATTCGCGCCATGCCGCAGTATGATCAGGTGGTCATCATTGCCCTGACGGCACGCGCCTTGGAGGAAGACCGGATTAAATGCCTTCAGGCTGGCGCTTCAGACTATATTTCCAAACCGATTAATACTACACAGCTGGTCACGGTGCTCAAGATATGGTTAATTAAATAA
- a CDS encoding ATP-binding response regulator, with protein sequence MEYPVHILIVDDRPDEFLSIQALLAGSSYKLIHASSGMEALRYLLENEYALIIMDVLMPEMDGFETAKRIKMRRKSRDIPIIFLTALTSELENHMMAYSAGAIDYLTKPYHPLILKSKIDGFVRLYQTNKELQIKSQELETANRILTELKDTAEVALRIKGGFLAMMSHEIRTPLNGIIAMSDLLRTSDLSKDDQEMAEIIHTSGHALVSVINHILDFTKIESGKMELDYELFNLHSCLKETIDLFRALAMERDLTLETYMDPAVPVLLVGDPNRLRQVLNNLIGNAIKFTSTGGVKIKVRLKAAVDRMLTLEFIVEDTGIGIPQDKMGYLFQPFTQIGSTISRKFGGTGLGLSICKMLVDLMGGEIYAKPDVGRGAVFVFTVQVSEGHPDLHVTG encoded by the coding sequence ATGGAATACCCTGTTCATATTTTAATTGTCGATGACCGTCCGGATGAGTTTCTGTCCATACAGGCACTTCTGGCCGGCTCATCTTATAAGCTAATCCACGCGAGTTCAGGCATGGAAGCTCTGAGATACCTGCTGGAGAATGAGTACGCGCTAATTATTATGGATGTGCTTATGCCCGAAATGGACGGCTTTGAAACGGCAAAGCGTATCAAGATGCGCCGGAAGTCACGGGATATCCCGATCATTTTCTTAACGGCTCTCACCTCCGAACTGGAGAATCACATGATGGCCTATTCGGCTGGAGCGATTGACTACCTGACCAAACCGTATCACCCCCTTATTCTCAAGAGTAAGATCGACGGGTTTGTCCGCCTCTATCAGACTAATAAAGAGCTGCAGATCAAGTCACAGGAACTGGAGACGGCTAACAGAATTCTGACCGAGCTTAAAGATACTGCCGAGGTGGCTCTGCGCATCAAAGGCGGCTTTCTGGCGATGATGAGCCACGAAATCCGCACACCGCTGAATGGCATCATTGCCATGTCCGATCTGCTGAGAACCTCGGACCTCAGCAAGGATGACCAGGAAATGGCCGAGATTATCCATACCAGCGGACATGCTCTGGTATCTGTCATTAATCACATTCTGGACTTCACCAAAATCGAATCCGGCAAAATGGAGCTGGACTATGAGCTGTTCAACCTCCACTCCTGCCTTAAGGAAACGATTGATCTCTTCCGTGCGCTGGCCATGGAACGAGATCTGACTCTGGAAACCTATATGGATCCTGCGGTGCCGGTGCTGCTTGTAGGTGATCCCAACCGGCTGCGCCAGGTTTTGAACAACCTGATTGGCAATGCTATCAAGTTCACCTCCACCGGAGGCGTAAAAATTAAGGTTCGGCTCAAAGCAGCCGTTGATCGCATGCTCACGCTGGAATTCATCGTCGAGGATACAGGCATTGGTATTCCGCAGGATAAAATGGGTTATTTATTTCAGCCCTTCACCCAGATTGGCAGCACCATCAGCCGCAAATTCGGCGGTACCGGACTTGGCCTGTCGATCTGCAAAATGCTGGTGGACCTCATGGGAGGCGAAATCTACGCCAAACCTGATGTCGGGCGAGGAGCCGTATTTGTCTTTACGGTTCAGGTTAGCGAGGGACACCCGGACTTACACGTTACCGGATGA
- a CDS encoding S-layer homology domain-containing protein: protein MSSTAAAVLLTLAFAGQSFAAPAAFQDLSGTPARDKIAQLQERGIVHGVSETQFMPNAAVTAAQGIQLFVNAFDLNIDLLQFVKAPQATDYFANADNGAWYANALIIAANNDLGISPDLDPAKNWTREEFTHQLMLTIEKHSNLPMIKIMPVDIADNADFTKGYDGSIQRALVLHIAGLDSAGKFHPAADITRAEAAEMIYNALEYIAAHPAPAGGLQE from the coding sequence ATGTCATCAACTGCCGCAGCAGTACTGCTAACGTTGGCTTTTGCCGGACAGAGCTTCGCCGCACCCGCAGCGTTTCAGGATCTCTCCGGCACGCCGGCCAGGGATAAAATCGCACAATTGCAGGAGCGCGGCATTGTTCACGGAGTCAGCGAGACGCAATTCATGCCAAATGCGGCGGTTACAGCAGCCCAGGGTATTCAGCTGTTTGTTAATGCCTTTGATTTGAATATTGATCTGCTCCAGTTCGTCAAGGCACCGCAGGCTACCGACTATTTTGCCAATGCCGATAACGGTGCCTGGTATGCAAATGCACTGATTATAGCAGCTAACAACGACCTTGGTATATCACCCGATCTTGACCCTGCGAAGAACTGGACCCGTGAGGAGTTTACCCATCAGCTTATGCTGACGATCGAAAAGCACAGCAATCTTCCGATGATCAAAATCATGCCGGTGGACATTGCTGACAATGCTGACTTCACCAAAGGCTACGACGGCTCCATTCAGCGGGCGCTGGTGCTCCATATTGCCGGTCTGGACAGTGCGGGCAAATTCCATCCGGCTGCCGATATTACCCGCGCCGAAGCGGCGGAAATGATCTATAACGCGCTGGAGTACATCGCTGCACATCCGGCTCCTGCCGGCGGCCTGCAAGAATAA
- a CDS encoding winged helix-turn-helix transcriptional regulator, producing the protein MMAKKYNISVEATLEVIGGKWKCVILCHLTHGKMRTSDLKRHMPNITQKMLTQQLRELEQDGIVNRISYNQVPPKVEYELSDYGRTLQSILDSLCAWGEQHIIKEYGDKFAVLEDNVLNR; encoded by the coding sequence ATCATGGCCAAAAAATATAATATATCGGTTGAAGCTACGCTTGAAGTAATTGGAGGGAAATGGAAGTGTGTGATCCTCTGCCATCTTACGCATGGTAAAATGCGGACCAGCGATTTGAAGCGCCATATGCCGAACATCACCCAGAAAATGCTGACCCAGCAGCTGAGAGAGCTGGAGCAGGACGGGATTGTGAACCGGATCAGCTACAATCAGGTACCGCCGAAGGTGGAATATGAGCTGAGCGATTACGGGCGGACGCTGCAGTCGATTCTCGATTCCTTATGTGCCTGGGGAGAGCAGCATATCATCAAGGAGTATGGGGATAAATTCGCCGTTCTGGAGGACAATGTATTGAACCGTTAG
- a CDS encoding MFS transporter, translated as MSLDRKRSTLALLALAISAFAIGTTEFISVGLLPLISDDLHISLTTAGLTVTLYALGVTFGAPVLTSLTTAVSRKTLLLALMLLFIAGNSLAAAAGGISILLVARIISALAHGLFMSIASTIAADLVTEDRRASAISIMFTGLTVATVTGVPLGTFLGQQLGWRAAFIAIAAVGLIALAANLLLIPAALRKGTRTPLRDQVKLVTNGRLLLAFAITALGYGGTFVVFTYLSPLLHEISGFQEQTVAVILLVYGIAIAIGNVIGGKAANRKPLNALFYMFAFQAVVLLVLTFTAPFKAAALTTIFFMGLLAFMNVPGLQVYVVMLADRFAPSARDIASAVNIAAFNAGIAIGAYLGGLVTDHLGLIHTPWIGSIMVLGAVILTAWSRALEKRDGRKLQSQAA; from the coding sequence ATGTCTTTGGATCGTAAAAGAAGTACTCTGGCGCTGTTGGCTCTAGCCATTAGCGCCTTCGCGATAGGAACAACCGAGTTTATCAGTGTCGGGCTGCTGCCGCTGATCTCTGATGACCTGCATATATCCCTGACGACAGCCGGATTAACCGTAACGCTATATGCGCTTGGCGTCACCTTCGGCGCACCGGTGCTGACCTCGCTGACCACAGCTGTCTCGCGAAAAACCCTGCTGCTGGCGTTAATGCTGCTCTTCATCGCCGGCAATAGCCTGGCGGCGGCGGCGGGCGGGATTTCCATACTGCTCGTGGCCCGCATCATTTCCGCGCTCGCTCATGGCCTGTTCATGTCCATCGCTTCTACCATCGCCGCGGATCTGGTAACCGAGGACCGGCGGGCAAGCGCCATCTCCATTATGTTCACCGGTCTTACGGTAGCCACTGTGACAGGGGTGCCCCTTGGCACGTTTCTCGGGCAGCAGCTTGGCTGGCGGGCTGCTTTTATCGCCATTGCCGCTGTCGGTCTTATCGCACTGGCCGCCAACCTGCTCCTCATCCCTGCTGCCCTGCGCAAAGGTACACGTACCCCGCTGCGCGATCAGGTCAAGCTGGTGACGAACGGACGCCTGCTGCTCGCTTTTGCCATTACCGCTCTGGGCTACGGGGGGACCTTTGTCGTATTCACGTACCTCTCCCCTCTGCTGCATGAGATCAGCGGTTTTCAGGAACAGACGGTTGCTGTGATTCTCCTGGTCTACGGCATAGCCATTGCCATCGGCAATGTCATTGGAGGGAAAGCGGCCAACCGCAAGCCGCTGAACGCTTTGTTCTATATGTTTGCCTTCCAGGCAGTGGTCCTGCTGGTGCTTACCTTTACCGCTCCCTTTAAAGCCGCTGCCCTGACCACCATTTTCTTCATGGGTCTGCTCGCCTTCATGAATGTGCCCGGCCTGCAGGTCTACGTGGTGATGCTGGCCGACCGGTTCGCACCCAGTGCGAGAGATATTGCTTCGGCGGTGAATATAGCTGCCTTTAATGCAGGCATCGCCATCGGTGCCTATCTTGGAGGCCTGGTGACCGATCATCTGGGACTGATCCATACTCCATGGATCGGCTCCATCATGGTACTGGGGGCAGTGATTCTTACCGCCTGGAGCCGGGCGCTCGAAAAAAGAGACGGGCGCAAGCTCCAGAGCCAGGCAGCCTGA
- a CDS encoding AEC family transporter: MIDKVLSTMVEVIVPLSIPVISGALLGRYKNLDTKPLLTLYLYFLSPAIILDTLATAEISFDDVYKTLAFSLLNLLVLWALAKLIGRVLKLAPAEAAGLTLVSTFTNSVNYGLPLVLLAFGQLGLDKASVYVIAQMVIVNTVGVYFAARSQFSAGSAVRSVFSLPAIYAAILALLLRALGLHMPQEVASGVSMVAGAYSPVVLAILGVQMVRVQTAQAARNVQLAFWTGMSVRLVLAPLTAALLLFLLNISGTLFAVLLILASMPVAVNSVVLAERFGSSPALVSRCILWTTLASFLMLPLLISIVGSV; the protein is encoded by the coding sequence TTGATTGACAAGGTATTGTCCACTATGGTCGAGGTGATTGTGCCGTTGTCCATTCCGGTCATATCGGGGGCGCTGCTGGGACGGTACAAAAACCTGGATACCAAACCGCTGTTAACGCTGTACCTGTATTTCCTGAGTCCGGCGATTATTCTGGATACACTCGCGACGGCGGAGATTTCCTTCGATGACGTGTACAAAACATTGGCCTTCTCCCTGCTGAACCTGCTGGTGCTGTGGGCGCTGGCGAAGCTGATCGGCAGAGTGCTGAAGCTGGCTCCGGCCGAGGCAGCAGGCCTGACCCTAGTCTCCACTTTCACGAACAGTGTCAACTATGGTCTGCCGCTGGTGCTGCTGGCCTTTGGACAGCTGGGGCTGGACAAAGCTTCAGTCTATGTCATTGCCCAGATGGTCATTGTCAACACCGTTGGGGTGTATTTTGCGGCAAGATCCCAGTTCTCTGCCGGCAGTGCCGTCCGCTCGGTATTCTCATTGCCGGCGATCTACGCAGCCATTCTGGCGCTGCTTCTGCGGGCGCTCGGCCTGCATATGCCGCAGGAGGTTGCCTCGGGCGTATCAATGGTCGCTGGAGCGTATTCCCCGGTGGTGTTGGCTATACTGGGGGTGCAGATGGTCAGGGTGCAGACCGCACAGGCTGCACGCAATGTGCAGCTGGCGTTCTGGACGGGCATGTCGGTCCGCCTGGTGCTGGCGCCATTAACCGCAGCACTGCTGCTGTTCCTGCTGAACATTTCGGGTACGCTGTTCGCCGTTCTGCTTATTCTGGCCTCCATGCCGGTAGCGGTCAACTCCGTGGTGCTGGCTGAACGCTTCGGCAGCTCACCTGCGCTTGTGTCACGGTGCATTTTGTGGACAACACTCGCGTCCTTCCTGATGCTGCCGCTCCTGATCTCTATTGTAGGCAGCGTGTGA
- a CDS encoding winged helix-turn-helix transcriptional regulator: MDITEPVILTKGTPGEACPIAKTLDVIGTKWTFLIIRDLLIEGTMRFSDLLRSLEGISPKTLALRLRELENHGILMRTVYPEVPPRVEYTLTKKGEQLEGIFIELKRYGLAL; this comes from the coding sequence ATGGATATTACGGAGCCAGTCATTCTGACCAAAGGAACCCCCGGCGAGGCCTGTCCCATTGCCAAGACGCTGGATGTCATCGGAACCAAATGGACGTTCCTGATTATCCGCGATCTGCTGATCGAAGGCACTATGCGCTTCAGTGATCTGCTGCGCTCTCTGGAAGGCATCAGTCCGAAGACACTCGCCTTGCGGCTGCGTGAGCTTGAGAACCATGGGATTCTTATGCGCACTGTATATCCCGAGGTGCCGCCGCGCGTGGAATACACGCTGACGAAGAAAGGGGAACAGCTGGAGGGTATTTTTATTGAACTCAAGAGATACGGCCTTGCGCTCTGA
- a CDS encoding SDR family oxidoreductase, translated as MLTGQKIVIIGGSSGIGLATAKLAAAEGAEVVLASRAAQKLEQAKATLGPDANVSTYTLDITSEDQVRSLFAELGAFDHLVVTAAETSGGPFLTTATSAARQLMDNKFWGQYYAAKYAAPHLPPHGSITLFSGVVAFKAMTGSSVLGAVNAAVANLGQTLALELAPLRVNTVSPGIIDTPSRAGMAEEARSAFYSSVAAKLPVQRVGTASDVAEGVLYLIRNGFVTGTVLHVEGGHTLI; from the coding sequence ATGTTAACAGGACAGAAAATAGTAATTATCGGCGGAAGCTCGGGCATCGGCCTGGCAACTGCAAAACTTGCCGCCGCAGAAGGGGCGGAAGTCGTTCTTGCCAGCCGTGCAGCACAGAAGCTGGAGCAGGCCAAAGCGACGTTGGGACCTGATGCAAACGTGTCAACCTATACGCTGGATATTACGTCCGAGGATCAAGTGCGGTCCTTATTCGCAGAGCTGGGAGCCTTCGACCATCTGGTGGTCACCGCAGCCGAGACCAGCGGGGGCCCCTTTCTTACCACAGCCACCAGCGCTGCGCGCCAGCTGATGGACAATAAGTTCTGGGGCCAATATTATGCGGCCAAATACGCCGCACCGCACCTGCCCCCCCACGGCTCCATCACCCTGTTCTCCGGGGTTGTAGCCTTCAAGGCCATGACCGGGTCATCTGTACTGGGGGCAGTGAATGCAGCCGTAGCCAATCTGGGCCAGACCCTGGCTCTGGAACTGGCCCCGCTGCGGGTGAACACTGTATCGCCGGGTATCATCGACACCCCCTCCCGCGCGGGAATGGCCGAAGAGGCCCGCAGTGCTTTTTACAGCAGCGTGGCGGCGAAGCTGCCCGTGCAGCGCGTAGGTACAGCCTCGGACGTTGCCGAAGGCGTGCTCTATCTGATCCGTAACGGCTTCGTAACAGGCACAGTGCTTCATGTAGAGGGCGGACACACCCTGATTTGA